A region from the Hippoglossus hippoglossus isolate fHipHip1 chromosome 16, fHipHip1.pri, whole genome shotgun sequence genome encodes:
- the fzd6 gene encoding frizzled-6 — MLMPGPLWVCLALIWVRMCAAHSLFTCEPIRVHRCLGVPYNMTFFPNMMEHYDQDIAASNMEPFMPLVSLHCSPDVHHFLCQAFIPACTEENKVIRPCRERCEAVLSDCKENIRIFGITWPPELQCDKLDSCSSDDGSTPPATTPVISSSAMRDLGFWCPLQLKTKPGQGSSFLGAQDCAPPCSNMYFKPHDIEFAKSFIGVCSIICLCATLFTFLTFLIDVKRFRYPERPIIFYAVCYSFVSLIYFIGFLLGNQAACTKAVQPTGVDTVVLGSQSKGCTLLFMLLYFFSIAGIVWWVILTITWFLAAGPKWSCEAIEKKAVWFHSAAWGIPGALTVLLLALNKVEGDNISGVCFVGLYDLDALRYFVLAPLSVGVVVGLFLILAGIVSLNHVRQVIQHDERNQEKLKKFMIRIGVFSCLYLVPLVTLLACYTYEQSHRSAWEKTWINDRCQEYSIPCSYKTTENDRPDLSLFLVKYLMTLVVGISAVFWVSSKKTCSEWAYFFNRTRKRDPISESRRVLQESCEFFLKHNSRVQHKKKHYKPSSHRLKVISKSMGTSTGAAPTNASPVANTTSKGTSALGNHDPHMQGSLSEASAREHLDRGTLSRSSRRGERDRERERGERRSKGGGSSKFSSHSENLHPDGRMSPRSELSEARQVPIGQQHPAIKKSHSSIIQDSTHQLVHQVPEESKDTKDSSC; from the exons ATGCTGATGCCAGGACCACTGTGGGTGTGCCTGGCACTGATATGGGTGAGAATGTGTGCTGCCCACAGCCTGTTTACCTGTGAGCCGATCAGAGTGCATCGGTGCTTGGGGGTGCCTTACAACATGACCTTCTTTCCCAACATGATGGAGCACTATGATCAGGATATTGCAGCCAGCAATATGGAG CCTTTCATGCCCCTGGTAAGCCTCCACTGCTCTCCAGACGTCCACCACTTCCTATGTCAAGCCtttatcccagcatgcactgagGAGAATAAAGTGATTCGTCCTTGTCGAGAGCGCTGTGAGGCAGTTCTGTCAGACTGCAAGGAGAATATCCGGATCTTTGGCATCACATGGCCTCCTGAGCTGCAGTGTGACAA ATTGGATTCATGTAGCTCCGATGATGGTTCTACTCCTCCTGCAACCACGCCAGTGATCTCCTCATCAGCTATGAGGGACCTGGGCTTCTGGTGCCCTCTGCAGTTAAAGACCAAGCCAGGCCAGGGATCATCGTTCCTGGGCGCCCAGGACTGTGCTCCGCCCTGCTCCAACATGTACTTCAAACCTCACGACATTGAGTTTGCAAAGAGCTTCATCGGCGTGTGCTCCATCATCTGCCTGTGCGCAACTCTCTTCACATTCCTCACTTTCCTCATTGATGTCAAACGTTTCCGCTACCCTGAGCGGCCCATAATCTTTTACGCCGTCTGCTACAGCTTCGTCTCGCTCATATACTTCATCGGGTTCTTGCTGGGGAACCAAGCAGCCTGTACCAAGGCAGTGCAGCCTACAGGCGTGGATACAGTGGTGCTTGGCTCTCAAAGCAAAGGGTGCACTTTGCTTTTCATGCTCCTCTACTTTTTCTCCATCGCTGGTATTGTCTGGTGGGTCATCCTCACCATCACCTGGTTCCTGGCAGCTGGACCCAAGTGGAGCTGCGAAGCCATAGAGAAGAAAGCG GTGTGGTTTCACTCTGCCGCCTGGGGGATCCCCGGGGCGCTAACTGTCCTGCTACTTGCCCTGAACAAGGTTGAGGGGGACAACATCAGCGGGGTTTGTTTTGTGGGACTTTATGACCTGGACGCCCTGCGCTACTTTGTTCTGGCTCCGCTGTCAGTTGGCGTCGTAGTCggcctcttcctcatcctggcAGGCATCGTCTCTCTCAACCACGTGCGACAGGTCATTCAGCACGACGAGCGTAACcaggagaagctgaagaagtTCATGATCCGCATCGGTGTGTTCAGCTGCCTCTATCTGGTCCCGCTGGTCACTCTGTTAGCCTGCTACACCTACGAGCAGAGTCATCGCAGCGCCTGGGAGAAAACCTGGATCAACGACCGCTGTCAGGAGTACAGCATCCCATGTTCCTACAAG ACAACAGAGAACGACCGTCCTgacctctctctgtttttggtAAAATACTTGATGACGCTGGTGGTTGGAATATCTGCAGTGTTCTGGGTCAGCAGCAAGAAGACATGCTCTGAGTGGGCCTACTTCTTCAACAGGACCCGCAAGAGAGA TCCCATCAGCGAGAGCCGCCGGGTGCTCCAGGAGTCCTGCGAGTTCTTCCTCAAGCACAACAGCCGCGTCCAGCACAAGAAGAAACACTACAAGCCCAGCTCCCACAGGCTCAAAGTCATCTCCAAGTCCATGGGCACAAGCACGGGCGCCGCTCCCACCAACGCCTCCCCTGTCGCCAACACCACCAGTAAAGGAACCTCTGCACTGGGCAACCATGATCCCCACATGCAAGGTTCTCTGTCTGAGGCCTCAGCCAGGGAGCACCTGGACAGGGGCACCTTGAGCCGAAGCTCcagaagaggggagagggacagagagagggagcggggaGAGAGACGCAGCAAAGGTGGAGGTTCCAGCAAGTTCAGCAGCCACTCAGAGAACCTGCATCCAGATGGGAG GATGAGTCCAAGGAGCGAGCTGTCAGAGGCCAGACAGGTTCCCATTGGACAGCAACATCCAGCGataaaaaaatcacacagcAGCATCATCCAGGACTCCACCCACCAGCTGGTGCACCAGGTGCCTGAGGAGAGCAAGGACACAAAGGATAGCAGCTGCTGA